A region from the Cryptosporangium arvum DSM 44712 genome encodes:
- a CDS encoding carbohydrate ABC transporter permease: MTRDRIENVVLGVARWVTIVVLTVVSLFPFYYMVLLSVRLIQDVQLSPASIVISPGEIVFDTYQEVLRSVDAGGQGFVRLIGVSAAVSIATVIVTLAVSVPGAYAVTRLRFAGRRQVDALFLAIYLFPAIVLAIPLYVVLSRLGLRGSLVALVLVYVAQTVPVTLYMLRGYFETIPVSLEEAAQLDGCGRLGVIWRVSLPLSRPALAATALYVFMIAWNEYLFALLFLVERRDRWTVSLGLSQLAGTIEIPTTVLMAGSVLLTAPIVALFFAGERLLVEGLTGGAEKG; encoded by the coding sequence GTGACCCGGGACCGGATCGAGAACGTCGTGCTCGGCGTCGCGCGCTGGGTGACGATCGTCGTGCTGACCGTCGTCAGCCTGTTCCCGTTCTATTACATGGTGCTGCTCTCGGTGCGGCTCATCCAGGACGTGCAGCTCTCGCCGGCCTCGATCGTCATCAGCCCCGGTGAGATCGTCTTCGACACCTATCAGGAGGTGCTGCGGTCGGTCGACGCCGGTGGCCAGGGCTTCGTGCGGCTGATCGGGGTGAGCGCCGCGGTCTCGATCGCCACCGTGATCGTGACGCTCGCGGTGTCGGTCCCGGGTGCCTACGCGGTCACCCGGCTGCGGTTCGCCGGGCGTCGTCAGGTGGACGCGTTGTTCCTGGCGATCTACCTGTTCCCGGCGATCGTGCTGGCTATTCCGCTGTACGTGGTGCTGAGCCGGCTGGGGCTGCGCGGCTCGCTCGTCGCGTTGGTGCTGGTCTACGTCGCCCAGACCGTGCCGGTGACGCTCTACATGCTGCGCGGCTACTTCGAGACGATCCCGGTGAGCCTGGAGGAGGCGGCGCAGCTCGACGGGTGCGGGCGGCTCGGCGTGATCTGGCGGGTGAGCCTTCCGCTGTCCCGGCCGGCGCTGGCCGCCACCGCGCTCTACGTGTTCATGATCGCCTGGAACGAGTACCTGTTCGCGCTGCTGTTCCTGGTCGAGCGGCGGGACCGGTGGACGGTGTCGCTTGGCCTGTCGCAGCTCGCCGGCACGATCGAGATCCCGACGACCGTGCTGATGGCCGGGTCCGTGCTGCTCACCGCGCCGATCGTGGCGCTGTTCTTCGCCGGTGAGCGGCTGTTGGTCGAGGGCCTCACGGGTGGAGCCGAGAAAGGGTAG
- a CDS encoding phosphotransferase family protein, whose amino-acid sequence MAGDTAVRSEDAFDVGTVHEWLAGRVDGLDAPPEVRQFSGGASNLTYLLRYPDRELILRRPPAGRKASSAHDMSREYRVQKHLKPVFRYVPEMVAFCDDHDVLGADFYVMERIVGTIPRKDFPPEVQLDPVQARTLAFTVVDTLVELHDVDPAAAGLSDLGRGAGYVERQVRGWSDRYRKARTWNVPKAESVMAWLDEHRPDDVKSCLIHNDYRLDNVVLAPDDPLRVVGVLDWEMATIGDPLMDLGGALAYWIQSDDPYLSQRARRQPTHLPGMPTRREVVEYYCDRAGLSSANWAFYEVFGLFRLAAIAQQIYYRYHHKQTRNPAFRQFWLNVNYLVWRAHKAMR is encoded by the coding sequence GTGGCAGGCGATACAGCGGTACGCAGCGAAGACGCGTTCGACGTCGGCACCGTGCACGAGTGGCTGGCCGGACGCGTGGACGGCCTCGACGCCCCGCCGGAGGTGCGGCAGTTCTCCGGCGGTGCGTCGAACCTCACGTACCTGCTGCGCTACCCCGACCGGGAACTGATCCTGCGCCGCCCTCCGGCGGGCCGGAAAGCGTCGTCGGCGCACGACATGAGCCGCGAGTACCGCGTGCAGAAGCACCTGAAGCCGGTGTTCCGGTACGTGCCGGAGATGGTGGCGTTCTGCGACGACCACGACGTTCTCGGCGCCGACTTCTACGTCATGGAGCGGATCGTCGGCACGATCCCGCGCAAGGACTTCCCGCCGGAGGTCCAGCTGGACCCGGTGCAGGCACGCACGCTGGCCTTCACGGTCGTCGACACGCTCGTCGAACTGCACGACGTCGACCCGGCCGCGGCCGGCCTCTCCGACCTGGGACGCGGTGCCGGCTACGTCGAGCGTCAGGTCCGGGGCTGGTCCGACCGGTACCGCAAGGCGCGCACCTGGAACGTGCCGAAGGCCGAGAGCGTGATGGCCTGGCTCGACGAGCACCGGCCCGACGACGTCAAGTCGTGCCTCATCCACAACGACTACCGCCTCGACAACGTCGTGCTGGCGCCGGACGACCCACTGCGCGTGGTCGGCGTCCTCGACTGGGAGATGGCCACGATCGGGGATCCGCTGATGGACCTCGGCGGGGCGCTCGCCTACTGGATCCAGTCCGACGACCCTTACCTCTCCCAGCGCGCCCGGCGCCAGCCCACCCACCTGCCCGGGATGCCGACCCGGCGCGAGGTCGTCGAGTACTACTGCGACCGCGCCGGGCTCAGCTCGGCGAACTGGGCGTTCTACGAGGTCTTCGGGCTGTTCCGGCTGGCCGCCATCGCCCAGCAGATCTACTACCGCTACCACCACAAGCAGACCCGGAACCCGGCGTTCCGGCAGTTCTGGCTCAACGTCAACTACCTGGTGTGGCGTGCGCACAAGGCGATGCGCTGA
- a CDS encoding histidine phosphatase family protein gives MAVVLLVRHGQASFGAAEYDELSELGREQSRIVGVNLAAQDVRVDRAVSGGLRRQRDTAELCLTAAGRATDVRVDPRFDEYDHLGLAAQLHDGPVPTSSRDFQAVLDVALEQWVSGAIVPEGMPAWGEFSDRAWAGLDEFVTALGRGGSGVVFTSGGVIAAICARLLGLTPAGFVALHRVVINGGITKVVAGRGGTALISFNEHSHLPAAQVTYR, from the coding sequence ATGGCGGTCGTGTTGCTGGTGCGGCACGGCCAGGCGTCGTTCGGGGCCGCGGAGTACGACGAGCTCTCGGAGCTGGGCCGGGAGCAGTCCCGGATCGTCGGCGTGAACCTGGCGGCGCAGGACGTCCGGGTCGACCGGGCGGTCTCGGGCGGGTTGCGTCGCCAGCGTGACACCGCGGAGCTGTGCCTGACGGCGGCCGGCCGGGCGACCGACGTCCGCGTCGACCCGCGATTCGACGAGTACGACCACCTCGGCCTGGCCGCGCAACTGCACGACGGCCCGGTCCCGACGTCGTCACGCGACTTCCAGGCCGTGCTCGACGTCGCGCTCGAGCAGTGGGTCTCCGGAGCGATCGTCCCCGAGGGCATGCCGGCCTGGGGCGAGTTCTCGGACCGGGCGTGGGCCGGGCTGGACGAGTTCGTCACGGCGCTCGGCCGGGGCGGCTCGGGCGTGGTGTTCACGTCCGGAGGCGTCATCGCGGCGATCTGTGCCCGTCTGCTGGGACTCACGCCCGCCGGGTTCGTCGCGCTGCACCGCGTGGTGATCAACGGCGGCATCACCAAGGTCGTCGCCGGTCGGGGTGGAACCGCGCTGATCTCGTTCAACGAGCACTCCCACCTGCCCGCGGCGCAGGTCACCTATCGATGA
- a CDS encoding expansin EXLX1 family cellulose-binding protein: METTHKGKRRKGRGWLAWGLPTLIGAAVLISVTALVLGLKGLSDAACAAVLPQALSVPAAVPQPGDSRSGHTTFFDLAASGGSGCSYDGPPADGMYLALGFDEFANGAACGTYFNVTGPNGNTVRVQVVDSCAPCAPGHIDMSEKAFSQLADPEAGDVQVTYRAVANPSLPGSLKFKAQEVSEYYVAVLPINHGNQLTRVEINGGNGWQTGTRRGDGYYTADNAGSGPFQIRLTDIQGHTTTVSGVDLSGGSTTSTGVSMYSGSGGGRQTTTTKKSTKSPSTSATPKPSHTITLPPAIGATDAPTPSQPAVGRPETTNLADPKQC, encoded by the coding sequence GTGGAAACCACGCACAAGGGAAAACGGCGCAAAGGGCGCGGCTGGCTCGCTTGGGGCTTACCGACGCTCATCGGTGCTGCGGTGCTCATCTCGGTGACCGCGCTGGTCCTCGGGCTCAAGGGCCTGTCCGACGCTGCCTGCGCGGCGGTCTTACCGCAGGCGTTGTCCGTGCCGGCCGCCGTGCCCCAACCCGGTGACAGCCGCTCCGGCCACACCACGTTCTTCGATCTCGCGGCCTCCGGCGGCTCCGGCTGCTCCTACGACGGCCCGCCCGCCGACGGCATGTACCTCGCGCTCGGGTTCGACGAGTTCGCCAACGGCGCCGCGTGCGGCACCTACTTCAACGTCACCGGCCCGAACGGCAACACGGTCCGGGTCCAGGTCGTCGACTCGTGCGCCCCGTGCGCTCCCGGCCACATCGACATGAGCGAGAAGGCGTTCTCGCAGCTCGCCGACCCCGAGGCCGGTGACGTCCAGGTGACCTACCGCGCGGTGGCCAACCCGTCGCTGCCCGGTTCGCTGAAGTTCAAGGCGCAGGAAGTCAGCGAGTACTACGTCGCGGTGCTGCCGATCAACCACGGAAACCAGCTCACCCGGGTCGAGATCAACGGCGGCAACGGCTGGCAGACCGGCACCCGCCGGGGTGACGGCTACTACACCGCCGACAACGCGGGCAGCGGGCCCTTCCAGATCCGGCTGACCGACATCCAGGGCCACACGACGACGGTCAGCGGCGTCGACCTCTCGGGTGGTTCGACCACGAGCACCGGCGTCTCGATGTACTCGGGCTCCGGCGGCGGACGCCAGACCACGACGACGAAGAAGTCGACGAAGTCCCCGTCGACGAGCGCCACGCCGAAGCCGTCGCACACGATCACCCTGCCCCCGGCGATCGGTGCCACCGACGCGCCGACGCCGTCGCAGCCGGCGGTCGGGCGTCCCGAGACCACGAACCTGGCCGACCCCAAGCAGTGCTGA
- a CDS encoding 4'-phosphopantetheinyl transferase family protein, giving the protein MAPGECQVWWARPLTGDVPGGLAALLDPLEQGRRAAYRRDADRARFTVAASLLRVVGGAHLGLPPAQVAITRTCPDCDRPHGRPALPVAGWECSVSHSGDRVAVAVGRTGPLGVDVEEAASRANAGLREMVLADDERGDDFVTYWVRKEAVLKATGEGLRVGLTEIVVTAPDSGPALVRAHRADLPARATLRTLTPGDGYRACLAALDTPALTVTELDATPLLIAAASAG; this is encoded by the coding sequence TTGGCGCCGGGAGAGTGTCAGGTGTGGTGGGCCCGGCCGCTGACCGGTGATGTCCCGGGCGGGCTCGCGGCGCTGCTCGACCCGCTCGAGCAGGGTCGTCGTGCCGCCTACCGGCGCGACGCCGATCGGGCCCGGTTCACGGTCGCGGCGAGCCTGCTCCGCGTCGTCGGCGGCGCTCACCTGGGGTTACCGCCCGCGCAGGTGGCGATCACCCGGACCTGCCCGGACTGCGACCGCCCGCACGGACGTCCGGCGCTGCCGGTCGCCGGGTGGGAGTGCTCGGTGTCGCACTCCGGCGACCGGGTGGCGGTGGCCGTCGGGCGCACCGGCCCACTCGGGGTCGACGTGGAGGAAGCCGCGTCGCGCGCGAACGCCGGCCTCCGCGAGATGGTGCTCGCCGACGACGAACGCGGGGACGATTTCGTCACGTACTGGGTTCGCAAGGAGGCCGTCCTCAAGGCCACCGGCGAAGGGCTGCGTGTCGGCCTGACCGAGATCGTCGTCACCGCGCCCGACTCCGGCCCCGCGCTCGTGCGCGCCCACCGGGCCGATCTCCCCGCCCGCGCCACCCTCCGCACGCTCACGCCCGGTGACGGCTACCGCGCCTGCCTGGCCGCGCTGGACACCCCGGCGCTCACCGTGACCGAACTCGACGCGACGCCGCTCCTGATCGCGGCTGCGTCGGCGGGGTGA
- a CDS encoding DM13 domain-containing protein → MRRPLLFTFVAIVGLGIGAGLALFEPWRIFTSTTVEETIPSAPAGTAAPAGQSTETTVLARGTLITHEHETTGTVAILRLPDGKRILRFEDLSTSDGPDLRVWLSNAKVVEGTAGWTVFDDDKYLELGELKGNKGSQNYSIPADADLETLTSVSIWCARFHVSFGAAELAAA, encoded by the coding sequence GTGCGTCGGCCACTGCTGTTCACGTTCGTCGCGATCGTCGGTCTGGGGATCGGCGCCGGACTGGCGCTGTTCGAACCCTGGCGGATCTTCACCAGCACGACGGTCGAGGAGACGATCCCATCCGCCCCGGCCGGCACCGCGGCCCCGGCCGGCCAGAGCACCGAGACCACTGTGCTCGCCCGCGGCACGCTGATCACGCACGAGCACGAGACCACCGGCACGGTGGCGATCCTGCGCCTGCCCGACGGCAAGCGGATCCTCCGCTTCGAGGACCTGAGCACGTCCGACGGCCCCGACCTGCGTGTCTGGCTGAGCAACGCGAAGGTCGTCGAGGGCACCGCGGGCTGGACGGTGTTCGACGACGACAAGTACCTCGAACTCGGCGAGCTCAAAGGCAACAAGGGCAGCCAGAACTACTCGATCCCCGCCGACGCCGACTTGGAGACGCTCACCAGCGTCTCGATCTGGTGTGCCCGCTTCCACGTCTCGTTCGGTGCCGCCGAGCTGGCCGCCGCCTGA
- a CDS encoding GGDEF domain-containing protein — MERRRRLAVTAVAFATAYYAIALFFVSDSDAFTAVAAVGGAVACFAAAGGATWAARHTRRTSRRGWTAVAAGLALWAAGNTSSFLWYLSGIDQYSRTTDAIYLTAIPILLFGLTSLLAAQLPAVSLRLVLDGVIIAGSLFLVSWGMVLGPIAAEQQSPINWAISIAYPVTDVMMATVVLLVLSAGAPGTRTPLSLLSAGFLLTAVGDVAYALFDHLGNYSSNGAVNLVWFFSYMLMLLGGVWVATDPRTEPQQVTVPPYTLLPYIPFSLSIFTAQAVYFATGGIGPVLVVGCSALVMLVLGRQLTMVRENVTLNARLATTVAKLRRREEELRHRAFHDGLTELPNRVLFHQRVEEAIAAHDDEVTVLYVDLDGFKAVNDQHGHDVGDTLLTKVADRLRECLDDHLVARLGGDEFGVLLPGTTSPSVSTELAERIVSTIAGITTVDGHRVRVGASVGIAVNQTDGGVGELLRAADLAMYAAKVEGKGRYALVGSAITAAAATSPPAARDDHARPEPSEDGSPDQAAASSAAPNETWKRAHQIETLVSVSKSASAGIE; from the coding sequence GTGGAACGACGTCGCCGACTCGCGGTGACCGCCGTGGCGTTCGCCACCGCGTACTACGCGATCGCACTGTTCTTCGTCTCCGACAGCGACGCGTTCACCGCGGTCGCCGCGGTCGGCGGCGCGGTGGCCTGCTTCGCCGCCGCGGGCGGAGCCACCTGGGCCGCCCGGCACACCCGCCGCACGTCCCGGCGCGGCTGGACGGCGGTGGCCGCCGGCCTCGCGCTGTGGGCGGCCGGCAACACGTCGAGCTTCCTCTGGTACCTCAGCGGCATCGACCAGTACTCGCGGACGACCGACGCCATCTACCTGACCGCGATCCCCATCCTGCTGTTCGGCCTGACCTCGCTGCTGGCCGCCCAGCTGCCGGCGGTGTCGCTGCGGCTGGTCCTCGACGGCGTGATCATCGCCGGCTCGCTGTTCCTGGTCAGCTGGGGCATGGTGCTCGGCCCGATCGCCGCCGAGCAGCAGTCCCCGATCAACTGGGCGATCTCGATCGCCTACCCGGTGACCGACGTCATGATGGCCACCGTCGTGCTGCTCGTGCTGAGCGCGGGCGCTCCCGGCACCCGCACCCCGCTCTCGCTGCTCAGCGCCGGCTTCCTGCTCACCGCGGTCGGCGACGTGGCGTACGCGCTCTTCGACCACCTCGGCAACTACAGCAGCAACGGCGCCGTCAACCTGGTCTGGTTCTTCTCCTACATGCTGATGCTGCTGGGCGGCGTGTGGGTCGCCACCGACCCTCGGACCGAGCCGCAGCAGGTCACCGTTCCGCCCTACACCCTGCTGCCGTACATCCCGTTCAGCCTGTCGATCTTCACCGCGCAGGCGGTCTACTTCGCGACCGGTGGGATCGGCCCGGTGCTCGTGGTCGGCTGCTCGGCGCTGGTCATGCTCGTGCTCGGCCGCCAGCTGACCATGGTGCGCGAGAACGTCACGCTCAACGCCCGGCTCGCCACGACCGTCGCCAAGCTACGCCGCCGCGAGGAGGAGCTCCGGCACCGCGCCTTCCACGACGGGCTGACCGAGCTGCCGAACCGCGTGCTGTTCCACCAGCGGGTGGAGGAGGCGATCGCCGCGCACGACGACGAGGTCACCGTGCTCTACGTCGACCTCGACGGGTTCAAGGCGGTCAACGACCAGCACGGGCACGACGTCGGCGACACGCTGTTGACGAAGGTCGCCGACCGGCTGCGTGAGTGCCTCGACGACCACCTCGTCGCGCGGCTCGGCGGCGACGAGTTCGGTGTCCTGCTGCCGGGCACGACGTCGCCGTCGGTCAGCACCGAGCTGGCCGAACGGATCGTGTCGACGATCGCCGGGATCACCACGGTCGACGGGCACCGCGTGCGTGTCGGCGCCAGCGTCGGGATCGCGGTGAACCAGACCGACGGCGGCGTCGGCGAACTCCTCCGCGCCGCGGACCTCGCGATGTACGCCGCGAAGGTCGAAGGCAAAGGCCGCTACGCCCTCGTCGGTTCCGCGATCACCGCGGCCGCGGCCACGTCTCCGCCTGCGGCGCGCGATGATCACGCCCGGCCCGAACCCTCGGAGGACGGGTCACCCGATCAGGCGGCGGCCAGCTCGGCGGCACCGAACGAGACGTGGAAGCGGGCACACCAGATCGAGACGCTGGTGAGCGTCTCCAAGTCGGCGTCGGCGGGGATCGAGTAG
- a CDS encoding response regulator: protein MSDSVRLVIVDDQAMVRQGFAALLDAQPDFTVVGQAADGAEAVSLTRRVRPDVVLMDVRMPVMDGLEATHRILRADDTPRVLMLTTFDLDDYVYAALRAGASGFLLKDAPMADLVQAVRVVTAGEALLAPSVTRRLIADFARRPATHRARPERLRVLTPRETEVLVLIARGLSNGEISATLVVAEQTVKTHVGRILAKLDLRDRAQAVVLAYETGLVAPGS, encoded by the coding sequence ATGAGCGACTCCGTGCGTCTAGTGATCGTCGACGACCAGGCCATGGTCCGGCAGGGGTTCGCGGCCCTGCTCGACGCCCAGCCTGACTTCACGGTCGTCGGTCAGGCCGCCGACGGGGCCGAAGCGGTGTCGCTCACGCGTCGCGTCCGGCCCGACGTGGTGCTAATGGACGTCCGCATGCCGGTCATGGACGGGCTGGAAGCCACCCACCGGATCCTGCGTGCCGACGACACCCCGCGCGTCCTGATGCTCACGACGTTCGATCTCGACGACTACGTCTACGCCGCGCTCCGCGCCGGTGCGAGCGGCTTCCTGCTCAAGGACGCGCCGATGGCCGACCTGGTCCAGGCGGTGCGGGTGGTCACGGCCGGCGAAGCGCTGCTCGCGCCGAGCGTCACCCGGCGGCTGATCGCCGACTTCGCCCGCCGCCCGGCCACCCACCGCGCCCGGCCGGAGCGCCTGCGTGTGCTCACCCCGCGGGAGACCGAGGTGCTCGTGCTCATCGCCCGCGGCCTCTCGAACGGCGAGATCTCCGCGACCCTGGTCGTCGCCGAACAGACCGTGAAGACCCACGTCGGCCGCATCCTGGCCAAACTCGACCTCCGCGACCGCGCCCAGGCCGTCGTACTCGCGTACGAAACCGGCCTGGTCGCACCCGGCTCCTAG
- a CDS encoding sensor histidine kinase, giving the protein MRLPNPARLPRWARSPLWVLITLGAYLPLALAGAPTVLKIDSVWLIGVAGAMALAFWLLRGHPVAAWYTAAALALVLPNTFEVLDDDPWQWPPLLGFTLIAAYANISARAPRRQAAWAWVIAPGLFWAYANADARAGWIVLLVAIPIVADVGRTLRRTRTALGRERELTEAEKARTAVLEERARIARDLHDVVAHHMSMVVVQAETAPYRLAGLSPEATADFAAISTTAREALNEVRGLLGVLRSEEISADLRPQPGCDDLPELIAGAVRAGADVEFTRTGEPRKPRPGVDVGAYRIVQESLANAARHAPGASARVTLAYTADALEITVVNGKGAQQAEPHSAGHGLVGMTERATVVGGELRAAPTPEGGFAVRARLPLEPSEK; this is encoded by the coding sequence GTGCGCTTACCGAACCCGGCCCGGCTGCCCCGGTGGGCCCGCAGCCCTCTCTGGGTGCTGATCACCCTCGGCGCGTACCTACCGCTCGCCCTCGCCGGCGCCCCGACCGTGCTCAAGATCGACTCGGTCTGGTTGATCGGGGTCGCGGGCGCCATGGCGCTGGCCTTCTGGCTGCTCCGCGGCCATCCGGTCGCGGCCTGGTACACGGCCGCGGCGCTCGCGCTGGTACTACCCAACACCTTCGAGGTGCTCGACGACGATCCGTGGCAGTGGCCGCCGCTGCTGGGTTTCACGCTGATCGCCGCGTACGCGAACATCAGTGCCCGCGCGCCGCGGCGACAAGCAGCCTGGGCCTGGGTCATCGCACCCGGGCTGTTCTGGGCGTACGCGAACGCGGACGCGCGCGCCGGCTGGATCGTGCTGCTCGTCGCGATCCCGATCGTGGCCGACGTGGGCCGGACGTTGCGTCGCACGCGGACGGCGCTGGGGCGGGAGCGGGAGCTCACCGAGGCCGAGAAGGCGCGTACCGCCGTGCTGGAGGAACGGGCTCGGATCGCCCGCGATCTGCACGACGTCGTCGCGCATCACATGTCGATGGTGGTGGTGCAGGCCGAGACGGCCCCCTACCGGCTGGCCGGCCTCTCACCCGAGGCCACCGCGGACTTCGCCGCGATCAGCACCACCGCGCGGGAGGCGCTGAACGAGGTCCGCGGGCTGCTGGGGGTGCTGCGCAGCGAGGAGATCTCCGCCGATCTCCGGCCGCAGCCCGGGTGCGACGACCTGCCCGAGCTGATCGCGGGGGCGGTCCGGGCCGGCGCGGACGTCGAGTTCACCCGCACCGGTGAGCCGCGCAAGCCGCGCCCCGGCGTCGACGTGGGGGCTTACCGGATCGTGCAGGAGTCGCTGGCCAACGCCGCTCGGCACGCCCCCGGCGCCTCGGCGCGGGTCACGCTCGCCTATACCGCCGACGCGCTGGAGATCACCGTGGTGAACGGGAAGGGCGCCCAGCAGGCCGAACCCCACTCCGCCGGGCACGGGCTCGTCGGCATGACCGAGCGCGCCACCGTCGTCGGCGGCGAACTCCGCGCGGCTCCCACCCCCGAGGGCGGCTTCGCGGTCCGCGCCCGCCTGCCACTGGAGCCGTCCGAGAAATGA
- a CDS encoding phospholipase A2: MPGGALVPGDFGEVMGYWPVREHGNWVTPEGACSAPTGATRYDFSGACKAHDLGYDLLRYAARIGEPLGPWAREAVDAAFGRAMEARCRAVGGSGSCRAAAAVYHGVVVANSWRQDWREPRPEPWVPWVFVALALTLAPVAVNAVSAHLDRVSQRRDG, translated from the coding sequence GTGCCTGGTGGGGCTCTGGTGCCGGGGGACTTCGGGGAGGTGATGGGGTACTGGCCGGTGCGGGAGCACGGAAACTGGGTGACGCCGGAGGGGGCTTGTTCGGCGCCAACCGGGGCCACGCGGTACGACTTCTCGGGGGCGTGCAAGGCACACGACCTGGGCTACGACCTGCTGCGCTACGCGGCACGGATCGGGGAGCCGCTCGGACCGTGGGCGCGCGAGGCGGTCGATGCGGCGTTCGGTCGGGCGATGGAGGCCCGATGCCGGGCGGTGGGCGGATCGGGCTCGTGCCGTGCTGCGGCGGCGGTGTACCACGGGGTGGTCGTCGCGAACTCCTGGCGACAGGATTGGCGGGAGCCCCGTCCGGAGCCGTGGGTGCCGTGGGTGTTCGTCGCGCTGGCGTTGACACTCGCGCCGGTGGCGGTGAACGCGGTGAGCGCCCATCTGGACCGTGTGTCGCAACGACGCGACGGTTAG
- a CDS encoding CocE/NonD family hydrolase, translating to MRNVLIDRLLRLPGKTRRFRVERNLRIPMSDGVELLADRYAPEVGGPAPVVLVRTPYGRGRQLALFYGAPFAARGLQVVVQGVRGTSGSGGLFEPFHHEKDDGLATLSWLREQPWCDGRVAMMGSSYLGFTQWALAPYADPPLAALCPAITASEFTSSTYLGGGVGLRGAYEWGMGVAQPGRFRGRRNRRAMSRLPLASIGTVSSYWQEVVAHDDPGDDFWAPVDHSAGVSSVTAPVSMYTVWWDIFLLNQLRDVVAQQKAGHSPRLTIGPGAHAELRGALAASRDAFEHLSTVLLGAPAPERAPVRLWLQNGDRWLDAERWPPPSAPVTWHFGSGQLAADPVDQAPQVTFYDPADPTPTVGGPVIGRDAGAADNRAVEARADVLSYTSAPLKSDLDLVGELSAMVRVRSEPGHADVFVRLCDVEPSGRSMSISDGFVRLRPGSPLEVPVEMRPTAYRVRAGHRLRMSVAGGAYPRFARNLGTGEPAATATRMVKARRETFGGSVTLPVYQQARPA from the coding sequence GTGCGGAACGTGTTGATCGATCGGCTGCTGCGGCTTCCCGGGAAAACTCGCCGCTTCCGGGTGGAACGAAACCTCCGAATACCGATGTCCGACGGCGTGGAGCTCCTCGCCGACCGCTATGCGCCGGAAGTGGGCGGTCCGGCGCCGGTGGTGCTGGTCCGCACGCCCTACGGCCGCGGTCGGCAGCTGGCCCTGTTCTACGGTGCGCCGTTCGCCGCCCGTGGTCTCCAGGTGGTGGTGCAGGGTGTGCGGGGCACGTCCGGGTCCGGCGGGCTCTTCGAGCCCTTCCACCACGAGAAGGACGACGGGCTGGCGACGCTGAGCTGGCTGCGCGAACAGCCGTGGTGCGACGGGCGGGTCGCGATGATGGGGTCGAGCTACCTGGGTTTCACGCAGTGGGCGCTGGCGCCGTACGCCGATCCGCCGCTGGCCGCGCTGTGCCCGGCGATCACCGCGTCGGAGTTCACCAGCTCGACGTACCTCGGCGGTGGGGTGGGCCTGCGTGGCGCGTACGAGTGGGGGATGGGGGTGGCGCAGCCGGGCCGGTTCCGCGGGCGCCGCAACCGGCGGGCGATGAGCCGGTTGCCGCTGGCGAGCATCGGCACGGTCAGCTCCTACTGGCAGGAGGTCGTCGCGCACGACGATCCCGGCGACGACTTCTGGGCCCCGGTCGACCACTCGGCGGGCGTGTCCTCGGTGACGGCGCCGGTCTCGATGTACACGGTCTGGTGGGACATCTTCCTGCTCAACCAGCTGCGTGACGTCGTCGCCCAGCAGAAGGCCGGCCACTCACCCCGGCTCACGATCGGCCCCGGCGCCCACGCCGAGCTCCGGGGTGCGCTGGCCGCGAGCCGGGACGCCTTCGAACACCTCTCCACGGTGCTCCTCGGTGCACCGGCACCCGAGCGCGCGCCGGTGCGGCTCTGGCTCCAGAACGGCGACCGCTGGCTCGACGCCGAGCGGTGGCCACCGCCGAGCGCGCCGGTGACCTGGCACTTCGGGAGCGGCCAGCTGGCCGCCGACCCGGTGGACCAGGCGCCGCAGGTCACGTTCTACGACCCGGCCGATCCGACGCCCACCGTCGGCGGCCCGGTGATCGGCCGGGACGCCGGTGCGGCCGACAACCGGGCGGTCGAGGCCCGCGCCGACGTGCTCAGCTACACGAGCGCGCCGCTGAAGTCCGATCTGGACCTGGTCGGGGAGCTGAGCGCGATGGTGCGGGTGCGCAGCGAACCGGGCCACGCCGACGTCTTCGTCCGGCTCTGCGACGTCGAACCGTCGGGCCGATCGATGTCGATCTCCGACGGTTTCGTCCGGCTGCGTCCGGGCTCGCCGCTCGAGGTGCCGGTGGAGATGCGGCCCACCGCGTACCGGGTGCGAGCGGGGCACCGGCTGCGGATGTCGGTCGCGGGCGGGGCGTATCCGCGGTTCGCCCGCAACCTCGGCACGGGCGAACCGGCGGCCACCGCGACCCGCATGGTCAAAGCCCGCCGCGAAACCTTCGGCGGCTCGGTGACCCTCCCGGTGTACCAGCAGGCGCGCCCCGCCTAG